From a single Actinomyces viscosus genomic region:
- the argS gene encoding arginine--tRNA ligase: MTPEELAAAIRTVLEEASAEGSLALPAAEIPDPRVERPRNRDHGDWSTNVAMQLAKKAGTKPRDLADLLVPRLEALDGVASVEVAGPGFLNIRLDAASAGELARSIVEAGEAYGRNDSLSGQHINLEYVSANPTGPVHLGGARWAAVGDSLARILAACGATVTREYYFNDHGTQIDRFARSLLASARGQETPEDGYGGAYIGEIAQQVTADELAAGRPDPATLPDGEAAEVFRARGVDLMFAAVKAELHAFRSDFDVFFHEDSLHTSGAVERAIARLRERGVIEERDGATWLRTTDFGDDKDRVLIKSDGNAAYFAADLAYYLDKRERGADCAIYLLGADHHGYIGRMMAMCAAFGDTPGTNMQILIGQLVNLVRNGVPVRMSKRAGTIVTLEDLVDAVGVDAARYALARSSMDSMIDIDLDLLASSTSDNPVYYVQYAHARTRNVARNAAEHGVSRDPNEAPFEPSALDDPADAALLGVLAQFPATVAQAASLREQHRVARYLEQLAAAYHTWYGATRVTPRGDDAVNAGHVARLWLNDAVGQVLANGLGLLGVSAPERM; encoded by the coding sequence GGCGACTGGTCCACCAACGTCGCCATGCAGCTGGCCAAGAAGGCGGGCACCAAGCCGCGCGATCTGGCGGATCTCCTCGTTCCCCGCCTTGAGGCCCTCGACGGCGTCGCCTCCGTGGAGGTCGCCGGCCCCGGCTTCCTCAACATCCGTCTGGACGCCGCCAGCGCCGGTGAGCTCGCCCGCTCCATCGTCGAGGCCGGCGAGGCCTACGGTCGCAACGACTCCCTGAGCGGCCAGCACATCAACCTCGAGTACGTCTCGGCCAACCCCACCGGCCCGGTGCACCTGGGCGGCGCCCGCTGGGCCGCCGTCGGCGACTCCCTGGCCCGGATCCTGGCCGCCTGCGGCGCCACCGTCACCCGCGAGTACTACTTCAACGACCACGGCACCCAGATCGACCGCTTCGCCCGCTCCCTGCTGGCCTCCGCACGCGGCCAGGAGACCCCCGAGGACGGCTACGGCGGCGCCTACATCGGCGAGATCGCCCAGCAGGTGACCGCCGACGAGCTGGCCGCCGGCCGCCCCGACCCGGCCACCCTGCCCGACGGCGAGGCCGCCGAGGTCTTCCGGGCCCGCGGCGTCGACCTCATGTTCGCCGCCGTCAAGGCCGAGCTCCATGCCTTCCGCTCCGACTTCGACGTCTTCTTCCACGAGGACTCCCTGCACACCTCCGGCGCCGTCGAGCGCGCCATCGCCCGCCTGCGCGAGCGGGGCGTCATCGAGGAGCGCGACGGCGCCACCTGGCTGCGCACCACCGACTTCGGCGACGACAAGGACCGTGTCCTCATCAAGTCCGACGGTAACGCCGCCTACTTCGCCGCCGACCTCGCCTACTACCTGGACAAGCGCGAGCGCGGCGCCGACTGCGCCATCTACCTGCTGGGCGCCGACCACCACGGCTACATCGGCCGGATGATGGCCATGTGCGCGGCCTTCGGGGACACCCCTGGCACCAACATGCAGATCCTCATCGGCCAGCTCGTCAACCTCGTGCGCAACGGCGTCCCGGTGCGCATGTCCAAGCGAGCCGGCACCATCGTCACCCTGGAGGACCTGGTCGACGCCGTCGGCGTGGACGCCGCCCGCTACGCCCTGGCCCGCTCCTCCATGGACTCCATGATCGACATCGACCTGGACCTGCTGGCCTCCTCCACCTCCGACAACCCCGTCTACTACGTCCAGTACGCCCACGCCCGCACCCGCAACGTGGCCCGTAACGCTGCCGAGCACGGTGTGAGCCGCGACCCGAATGAGGCCCCCTTCGAGCCTTCGGCCCTGGACGACCCGGCCGACGCCGCCCTGCTGGGGGTCCTGGCCCAGTTCCCCGCCACCGTGGCTCAGGCCGCCTCCCTGCGCGAGCAGCACCGCGTGGCCCGCTACCTCGAGCAGCTGGCCGCCGCCTACCACACCTGGTACGGCGCCACCCGCGTCACCCCCCGTGGGGACGACGCCGTCAACGCCGGCCACGTAGCCCGCCTGTGGCTCAACGACGCCGTCGGGCAGGTCCTGGCCAACGGACTCGGCCTGCTGGGCGTCTCCGCACCTGAGAGGATGTGA